The stretch of DNA CCCTGCCCAtaccctggcgggatgaacgacactccctctgaatattacccctcaatccgcaccggtaacatataggtaggtccatgtagaagatccccaagtgcatcttcccacacctggggcatgaGGGCCTCAGCTGTTGCTGGAATCTCCCTTCTGATCGGCCATACTAGTGGGGTCCCCTGCTgtcctgattgggcctgaaatgtCTCcttgctgctgactgggccctgttggcggtgcactggctgaagattgcgcaaaagactgggatggacctgatgaccctcccctaaaagctgatcttcccccaccaaatgactccctaaagttgcccgcggaccgggccttgctggtaccctctcgctccattctgttcttcaacttacggttctctgtagcttgagcaaacgcTACCATATTCCCATAGTTCATATAtgaattcaaggcagctatagtggcctcattgataaccaaggggctaaggccctgcacaaaatgacgcactctagcctccatagtaggcaacatgagaatggcatatttagaCAGACGTGTGAACTCCATGTGATAATCCCACACACTCTTATTTCCTTGCTTAAGGTTCTTAAACTCTGCGGCATGAGCTTCCCTAGTCTCGCCTGGTAAAAAATGGTCTATGAAAGcgtcagcaaactcactccacctcgttggagggctcccctcctcacgagaGTCTTCCCACAGCTCAACCCatgaataggccacccctttcaggtggtaggcggccaactccactccctctgtctcagtagcgcgcataacccaGAGAGTTTTATGCatgtcatcaatgaagtcctgtgggtcctcctcaAGATTAGCATCTGTgtacaccggaggatccaactgaagaaacctgttcaccctggaaccactagaatccccttgttggctggaagaagtaggtgcaacatttgatctctgggcttgagaagccactatctgtgtcagcaTCTAGATAGCTCTCCTAAGATCCCCGTCAGAAATACCAAAACTGGAAGCTAGGGCTTTAGGTGGAACCtaaatatcagttggaggaaccgttgcacccttagtaggtgcaggaactggtgtggcctggtcaggtgtagtggaatcaggcagtgtagcagtcgggggattattcccacccctcgggtattcacctGCATCAacaaataaagggtcaactgccactcctgaggcgacattggctccttggccagttcttgctctcttcttaggtgccatgtacttaTAGTTAAAAGAATGcatgagttagaggaggaacagtttcacaatcagtttcatcgcacgatccagaatatcaaagaagggtattattcctaaatgtcaagtagccccctacttatagatgtggtcgacaacacaccgataaggaggactctactagacacgactcctagacatcctaggacactttaaaaccttaggctctgattccaagtttgtcatgccccaaaagtAGAAAGCGCAACCGACGcccaaccgagtaaacccggtcaagcaagcccgTTAGATGCTTTCTACCCAACGCACCCATAATCAAGAGAAGACATAATTTTGTTAATTAGACAATAGGGGGATCACGTACACaatactaaatcatttcattagttacttcaattttaagtctcaaaatacacatat from Nicotiana tomentosiformis chromosome 11, ASM39032v3, whole genome shotgun sequence encodes:
- the LOC138901340 gene encoding uncharacterized protein; the encoded protein is MLTQIVASQAQRSNVAPTSSSQQGDSSGSRVNRFLQLDPPVYTDANLEEDPQDFIDDMHKTLWVMRATETEGVELAAYHLKGVAYSWVELWEDSREEGSPPTRWSEFADAFIDHFLPGETREAHAAEFKNLKQGNKSVWDYHMEFTRLSKYAILMLPTMEARVRHFVQGLSPLVINEATIAALNSYMNYGNMVAFAQATENRKLKNRMEREASAPPTGPSQQQGDISGPIRTAGDPTSMADQKGDSSNS